One stretch of Argiope bruennichi chromosome 3, qqArgBrue1.1, whole genome shotgun sequence DNA includes these proteins:
- the LOC129962668 gene encoding zinc finger matrin-type protein 2-like, producing the protein MATSSRPDDYRRKWDREEYERLAQEKLEDEDIDVDWKSRDKQPPIRREFLKPRDYRVDLESKLGKTTVITKTTPQSQSGGYYCNVCDCVVKDSINFLDHINGKKHQRNLGMSMRVERSTLDQVKQRMEMNKRKLEEKKKEYDFEQRLQELKDEEEKLKEYRREKRKERKRKAVESLDDNIDPDMASIMGFSGFCSSKK; encoded by the exons ATGAAAGATTAGCCCAAGAAAAATTAGAAGATGAAGACATTGATGTAGATTGGAAATCTAGAGACAAACAGCCGCCTATACGAAGAGAGTTCTTAAAACCCAGAGATTATCGT gTTGATCTTGAATCAAAATTGGGCAAAACTACTGTAATTACAAAAACCACTCCTCAATCTCAAAGTGGAGG atattattGCAATGTATGTGATTGTGTTGTGAAAGATTCCATCAACTTTCTTGATCATATCAATGGAAAAAAGC ATCAAAGAAATCTTGGAATGTCTATGAGAGTTGAAAGATCTACTCTTGATCAAGTGAAACAAAGAATGGAAATGAACAAAAGAAAACTCgaggagaaaaaaaaggaatatgatTTTGAACAGAGACTACAGGAATTAAAAGATGAG gAAGAAAAACTTAAAGAGTATaggagagagaaaagaaaagaacggAAAAGAAAAGCAGTTGAATCTCTTGATGACAATATCGATCCAGACATGGCCTCTATTATGGGATTCTCAGGTTTCTGTTCATCCAAGAAATGA